In one Myripristis murdjan chromosome 5, fMyrMur1.1, whole genome shotgun sequence genomic region, the following are encoded:
- the LOC115358853 gene encoding single-strand selective monofunctional uracil DNA glycosylase, whose protein sequence is MSSDNTTDNETGGFAKGDQEKREVGLPLCKPVSENSTASDKFLQVELELNVHLGRLVFGEPVHYIYNPLEYAWDTHHCYVKKYCHGGQSVLFLGMNPGPFGMAQTGVPFGEVSSVRDWLKITGEVGHPADEHPKRRITGLACTQSEVSGARFWGFFRKLCGEPAVFFRHCFVHNLCPLIFMAASGKNLTPPELPAGEREALLALCDTALCQAVEALGVTMVIGVGKVAEQRARRALSAAGIKVRVEGIMHPSPRNPLANKGWEGVAKAKLAELGVLSLLSNT, encoded by the exons ATGTCGAGCGATAACACGACCGATAATGAGACGGGGGGTTTCGCTAAAGGAGACCAGGAGAAGAGGGAGGTGGGACTGCCTTTGTGCAAACCAGTTTCGGAAAACAGCACAGCATCTGACAAGTTTCTCCaggtggagctggagctgaaCGTCCACCTCGGTCGCCTGGTGTTTGGAGAGCCTGTCCACTACATTTACAACCCCCTGGAGTACGCCTGGGACACACACCACTGCTACGTGAAGAAGTACTGTCACGGTGGACAGAGTGTCCTCTTTTTGGGGATGAACCCTGGACCTTTCGGCATGGCTCAGACAGGG gtCCCCTTCGGTGAGGTCAGCTCAGTCCGTGATTGGCTCAAGATAACAGGAGAGGTCGGTCACCCCGCTGACGAGCATCCAAAGCGGCGTATCACGGGCCTCGCCTGTACCCAGAGTGAAGTGAGTGGCGCACGTTTCTGGGGCTTCTTCAGAAAGCTGTGTGGCGAGCCGGCTGTGTTCTTCCGCCACTGCTTTGTGCACAACCTGTGCCCGCTCATTTTCATGGCTGCCAGTGGCAAGAACCTGACCCCGCCTGAGCTGCCCGCAGGGGAACGTGAGGCCCTGCTGGCCCTCTGTGACACCGCACTGTGTCAGGCAGTGGAGGCGCTGGGTGTCACCATGGTGATCGGAGTGGGGAAGGTAGCAGAGCAGCGGGCGCGGCGAGCTCTCTCCGCAGCAGGTATTAAGGTCAGAGTCGAGGGCATCATGCACCCGTCCCCAAGGAACCCTCTGGCTAATAAGGGCTGGGAAGGAGTAGCCAAAGCCAAGTTGGCAGAACTGGGTGTCCTGTCACTGCTAAGCAACACGTGA